The Gloeobacter morelensis MG652769 genome contains the following window.
GTCTACACCGAAATTTGCGACATGACCTTCGGTAAAGATCACCGCACCTACGAGTTGGCCCTGGCTATCTTGAACGAGGAAATTGAGCACGAAGCGTGGTTCAGTGAATTTTTGGGCGAAGGGCCTTCCGGCCACTTCCGGCGCGGCACCCCGGGCGAATCGCCCTATACCAGCCGCTTCCTGGTCGTGCCGAATGGCCACAACTAGGCGGCCGGTGCAGTACCTCGCCGTGGCCTACACCCGGGATATCCCGGCCGGCCGGGTATACCCGGTGCTGGCGGGGGGGCGGGAGCTGATTCTGGTGCGCGACGGGGAGGGCAACGTGTACGCCCTGGACGGCCTCTGTCCCCACCAGCGCCTACCCCTGGCCGGGGCCGAGGTCTGGAAGGGAGTGCTCGAATGCCCCTGGCACCACTTCCAATACGACGTGTGCACCGGGGAGAATCTCTATCCGCGCCGGGTCTATCCGGCGCAATTGGCTGCCCGCCTCGGCGACCACGTCCGTCCCCTGCGCATTTACCCAGTGCGCACAGTCGATGAGCAGATCCAGGTGGGGATGCCGGA
Protein-coding sequences here:
- a CDS encoding Rieske (2Fe-2S) protein, with translation MATTRRPVQYLAVAYTRDIPAGRVYPVLAGGRELILVRDGEGNVYALDGLCPHQRLPLAGAEVWKGVLECPWHHFQYDVCTGENLYPRRVYPAQLAARLGDHVRPLRIYPVRTVDEQIQVGMPEAGGSPWTP